A stretch of DNA from Streptomyces rubradiris:
GCCAGCAGTCACCCGTCACCCATTGGCGCACCACGATCTACTCCTTCGGAGGGGGCCCGGCACACCAGGGCCTGCGTGCTGCTGGTGTGCCGGGCCCGGGGAGGCTCCGGGCGGTACCGGGGGGACGCCGCACCGGAGCGTGCTCTCAGGGCCCGATAGTCGGCGTTGCCGCCGCGCGTGCTGCGGGGCCTTTCCTCAGCAGACGGATGTTGCGGAGCGCGACCAGTATCTCGACCTGCTCCGCCCGGCAGAGCGCGCCCGGGGACCTCATGGGGACGGGCCAGTACCCGTGCCCGCGCGGCTGTGTGCGGGTCGGGTCGGGAACGCAGATCTCAGTGCCCGGGCCAAGGTACTCAACGCCGAGGTGCGCCCACTTTGTGGGCCACTCGCTGGCCGGGGGCACCAGGCAGTAGTACCAGCTGTAGTCACGGTCGAGGATCACCGCGCCGTCGTAGAACCACAACTGAAGGAAGTGGTTGATGTGCGTCTCGTTATGCGTGTTCAGCATCTCCCACACCACGCCGATGGGGATCTGCACCGCGCTGAACCGGCCGCCGCAGGGGAGGTAGGTCGTGCCTCCGGGCTGCTGCCAGCTCGCGCGCGCGGCCTCCTTGTCTTCGGCCGCGCCGAGCAGCCACTCAGCAACCGCGGTATTCACCACCGTCACCTGCCCCCGCCTTGATCCTGTACTTCCCGTGTGCGATGAGAGCAGACACCGTCCCCGGGTCACAAAGGGAGCCTGGACGCTCTATCGGCACACACCAGTAGGTGAAACAGTCCCCGGGCTCGGTGATGCCAGGCCGCGGGATTCCGACATGGCCGTCCGTCATGCAGTCGGCGTATGGAACGTGAGCCCTGTCAACCCACTCATGCCGCTCCACGGTGCTCACCGGCACGAGCGCGTAGTAGCGCATACACCCGTGCTGATCAGCTACGACTGGCCCGCCAACGAGCTCCCGGAGGTAGGCACTCACCATCCGGGGGTCCGCCGAGCCGATCGCCGCGTGCACCAGGTCCCCGCTTATGCGGACGGCGGTGAAAACCGCGCCGCATTGCAGAAGTGCAACCCCAAAGTCATCCCAGCTCATCCGAACTTCAGCGGCGTTTGGAGCCGATGCCAGGAGCCAGTCTCGTACCTCGTCACCGCTGACTCTGCGATATGCGAGGGCACTGGCCCCTCGGGGAATTCCGGTCATGTGCCATCACCCTTGATTGCGGGATTGGGCGGGACTCGTTCGCTCCCGTGAGGCGAGCAGCGCGCGGCCCGTATGACCCACCTAACTCCGGTCCACCCCGTGTCGCCCATGACGAAGTCGGTCGCAGTGGTCCCACACAAACTGACAACTTGACTATGCGTTTACTTTTCGTCACGACCGGTGCGCTCTACCGTGCTCCCATGGGGTCACCCAGGAACGAGGCCTTAGCCGCGTGGATGAAGGCCCAGCAGATGTCCGCCGCAGAGCTGGCCACCGCAGTGAACGAGGCCATTCGAGGCTTCACCGGCAGACCCGGAAGCGCATCAGAACGGACGGTCTTCCGGTGGCTGTCATGTGAGAGTGAGTGGCCGCAAGCCCGTCAACGACGAGCCTTAGAGATCGTGACCGGCCGCCCTGCCACGGCCCTGGGGTTCGTGCCTCGGGCGAGCCGTGAGCCCGCCCAAGCGCCATCGCAGGAGGACCCATCAGTGCACCGCCGCCGTTTCTGCGGCGCGGCCACCGGCACCGCCGTCGCCGTCGCCGTACAACCCGCTGCCGCCCTCTCCCGCCCGGATCACATCGGCACCGCCGACGTGATCCGGCTCCGTGAACATGTTGAGAACCTTGTCGCTCTTGACGCCCAGCGCGGGGGCCACTCCTCCTTGGAACGGGCTGCCCTGGCCGGCGCTGCCGAAGCCCTCAACCTCCAGAAGAAGTCAGCAACTCAGCGCGTGCGACAGAAGCTGTTCGCCCTCGCCTCCGACTTCACCGCAGCTGCCACCTGGTCACTGATCGACGCTGGACAGCTCGACGGGGCCGGCAAGCACCTCGACCGCGCCCTGACGCTCGCCGGCATGGCCCAAGACGCCGAAATGACCATGCAAGTGTGGAACTTGCGTGCGATGCTCGCCCGCCAGCAGGGCGAGTACGCCGAGGCGGTAGCCGCCGCCCAGGCAGCCCAGATGACGACCGTAGCGCGGCGTAGCCCGTTCCACGCCTCCCTGGCCCACGCCCGGACCGCGGTCGGTCACGCGCACCAGGGAGACCGGCAGGCCGCCTTGCGCTCCCTCGGCCGCGCCGAGGACGCCTTGGGCAAGGCAGACATGGCCACGCCTCGCCCCACCTGGATCGCCTTCTACGGCCCGGCAGAGCTGCACTCCCTGACCGCGACTATTCGCGACGTCCTGGGGGAGCCCGCGGAAGCAGAGGCAGCGTCCTACCGAGCACTCGCCGCACTCCCCAAGACCTTACGCCGCAACCGCGCGTGGATCACCGCCCGCCTCGCCCTCTCCCAACTCCATCAAGGCGACGTCGAGGAGGCGTGCACCACGAGCGGTGATGTCTTCACGATCATGAACGGGGGTCCGCTGCCAGGCCGGATGCGCCGACTCCTCGGCGACTTCCAGCGCGACCTGATCACCACGGCCCCCTCCTCTCGCATCGCCCAGGAATGGGCCGACCGCTACCGGACCGAATGGAGCACCCCGTGACCACACCCGCCATCGAGCTCCGCCACTACGGGCACGACGACCTGCCCCAGATCCGACAGACGCTCCTCGACGTGCACGCCGACGCGTACGCAGATCAGATGGACGATGAGTTCAACCAGAAGTTCCCGTGGTTCGTCGATCACTGGGGAGGCAACCCCGGCTTCTCCTGCGTCATCGCGTACGACTCGGGCGAGCCGGTCGGCTTCGCATACGGAGCGCCGGCCGCCCCGGGACGAGAGTGGTGGCGTGAGCACGTGGACGAGCCGCCGACGGATAGCACGACGTTCAGCTTCTCGGAGCTGATGGTGCGGCCGAAGTGGCGCAAGACCGGGGTCTCTGAGCATCTACACAACGATCTGCTGGCTCATCGTCCGGAGGCCCTGGTCGTACTGCTCGTGGACCCGAGCCACCCCAAGGTCCAGGCCCTGTACGAGCGGTGGGGGTACAAGAAGGTTGGGAACCGTCAGCCCTTCCCGGACTCCCCCAACTTCGCCGTCATGCTGCTCGACCTGCACTCGACCGCCTTCTACCAGAACGGCTACGAGAAGTGACAACATCGGTCGGTGGGCGCTGCACTGGCACTGACCCGTCCCACCTGACCACCGCCAGCCCGGCAACCCCCGCACCGGCCGAGATCGTCCTGGGCGTCTACCTGCGCGCCCTGCGGCACGCGCGTGAGCAGACGCTCTCGGACATGGCGCGCTACGCCGCGGTCAGTGTGTCCGCGCTCAGCAGGATCGAGCGCGGGGAGAATCCGATCTCTCCGCACACCCTGCACGCCCTCCTCCAGCACTATGGGGTGGGCGCCAGGTACATTCAGTACCTGGCACGGCACCTACCGTTGGCCGCGCGCGGCAACCAGCACTACACGCCGCAGGAGCGGCGGCGCGCCTAGGCAGTTTCGTTTGGATCGGTTGGTCGTTGGTCCGGGTGTGCCGTTAACAGATGCGCAGTGGGCGCGGATCGAGCCGTTACTCCCGGACCGCACGCCGAAGCGGGGTGGCCGCTGGCGGGATCATCGCGAGGTGATCGACGCGATCGCGTTCAAGTTCCAGACCGGAACGCAGTGGGTCCACCTGCCGGAGAAGTACGGCAACTGGAGAGGCGTCTACAACCGGCTGCGGATGTGGGCCGTGGACGGCACGTGGGAGCGGGTGTTCACCGCTCTGGTGGCCCAGGCCGACGCGGACGAGGACCTCGGCTGGGCCGTCTCGGTGGACTCCACGATCGTGCGGGCCCACCAGCACGCGGCCGGGGCCCGCAAAAAGGGGCCCCGGCCGGCGAACCCGGCGACCATGCCATCGGCCGCTCCCGCGGCGGACTGACCACGAAGATCCACCTCGCCGCCGATGCCCGCTGCCGGCCCCTCGCGTTCGTCCTCACCGCCGGACAGGCCGGTGATGCACCCGCCTTCACCGAGGTCATGGCCCGCCTGCGCGTTCCTCGCCGGCGAGGACGACCTCGCACCAGGCCGGATGTGGTCCTGGCCGACAAGGCGTACTCCTCCCGCGCGATCCGCGAGCACCTGCGCAAGCGCGGCATCCGGGCAGTGATCCCCGTCCCTGCTGATCAGCGCAGCCACCGGCTCCGTCGGGGCAGCCGGGGCGGCAGGCCGCCGGCCTTCGACCGCGAGACCTACAAGCAGCGCAACACCGTCGAGCGGTGCATCAACCGCCTGAAGGTGCGACACGAAGTCGCACACGTTAAGTGGGAAAGCCACGAAGGAAGGAGAAATGTGCTGACCCCGGATTAGTGTCCGCAATCCGTTCCCGCGCTCACATGCGCCGCCGGTAACAGCGGGGTGTGAAGCTGAGCGTTCAAGCCCAAGGGTTCCCTGGCCATCGGGGGACGACAGGTGAGGGAAAGGCTGGACGGGTGAACCGCGTGAACCCCCGTTGATGTCTCGTAAGGTTGAAGCCACCCGATGGTTCGCAATCAGTGGCTATAGAACCCGGCGTTGAAATACGCCAGGCGACTCCCGAGGACTTTAGGTCGGGAGGAGGACACCGCCGGTTCCGGGATAGAGGGGGCACCCACCCCAGCCGCAACTTACGTGTGTGGAACGTGGAAACCCCGTTGGAGTCCGGGCTTGCCCGGTAAGCCGACCGCGAGGAAGGCCCAACTCTCCAGCGGGAACAGGATGGCCCAAGAAGCGAACGCCGGTCGACCGAAAGGTCAGAGGAAACCCTGGAGTCCTTCAACCCAGGCTATAACTCGCCGGATACAGGTCGGAATGACCTGGCCCGAAAGGGTGCCCACGTGGGCCGGGTGAGCCTTTGAACCATCCCGAGTAATGACGCCAGAACCTGCCGGACAAGTTAGACGCGAAGGAGGAACATGCGACAGACAGTCCCTACTGCCCGCCGCACCTCCACAGCGAACGGACCGCAGGGCGACCCACTGGACTGGCACGGCATCGACTGGGCCAGCACTGAGGGAAACGTACGGCGCCTGAGACAACGGATCTTCAAAGCGACACAGGAAGGGGACCTCAAGAAGGTCCGCAATCTGCAGAAGCTCATGCTGCGGAGCCGCAGTAACACGCTATTGAGCGTGAAACGGGTAACGCAGCAGAGCAAGGGCCGCAAGACGGCAGGCATCGACAGGGAACGAGCGCTCACCCCCCAGGCGCGTGCTCGCATGGCGGTCGAAATAGACCAGCAAACCCAGCCCTGGAGAGCCAGGCCCGTCAAGCGGGTCTACATCCCGAAGAGCAATGGAAAGCAACGCCCGCTCGGCATCCCAGTAATGCGCGACCGAGTAATCCAGGCACGCGTAAAGAACGCACTGGAACCCGAGTGGGAAGCCCGGTTCGAATCACGATCCTACGGATTCCGACCAGGCCGCGGATGCCACGACGCCATCCAGGCGATCTTCAGCACCGCGAAGGGCAAAACGGCCAAGCGCCAGTGGGTACTCGACGCCGACCTGGCCGCAGCGTTCGACCGCATCGACCACGAACACCTGCTCAGCTGCGTCGGCGGCTTCCCTGCCAGGGAACTCGTCCGGCAGTGGCTGAAGGCGGGCGTGGTCGACAACGGGCGCTTCACTCGCACCGACGAGGGAACACCTCAAGGCGGAGTAATCAGCCCCTTGTTGCTCAATATTGCACTTCACGGAATGGAGGAAGCCGCAGGCGTTCGTTTCGCAACCCGCAAAGGAACAGTGATGTGGGCTGCGAAGGGGACGCCAATCCTGGTGCGTTACGCCGACGACTTTGCAGTGTTCTGCACGAGCAAGGAGGAGGCTGAGAAGGTCAAGTCGCGGCTTGGTGAATGGCTTGAACCCCGAGGTCTTCGCTTCAACGAAGAGAAGACGCGAATCCTTCATCTTTCCGAAGGGTTCGACTTCCTCGGCTTCAACGTTCGACGCCATGGCGACAGCCTGATCATTACGCCCAGCAAGGATGCGGTGAAGAGAATCCGGTATCGACTGCGTTCCGAGACGCAAGCTCTTCTCGGGCAGAGCATCACAGTCGTACTTCGCAGACTCTCCCCGATCGTCAGGGGCTGGTCTGCGTACTACCGGACGGTGGTGTCCAGCAAGACATTCTCAGCGCTGGACAGTTACGTGTGGACGCTCACCTACAAGTGGGCCAAGCGCACCCACCCGAAGAAGTCGAAGCACTGGATTGTCAACAAGTACTTCGGCAGACTCAACCGGTCCAAGAACAATAACTGGGTCTTCGGTGACCGCACCACAGGTGCACATCTTCCCAAGTTCGCCTGGACCAACATCAGAAGACACCAACTAGTCAAGGGAAAGTCGTCACCCGACGATCCCGCGCTCCATGACTACTGGAGTCAGCGTCGCAGGACGCGCACACCTCCACCAATGGACAAGATCAGCCTTAATCTGGCAGCCCGCCAGAAAGGGCTCTGTCCGCTCTGCGGTCAGGCGCTCATCGCTGGAGCAGAATACGAGCCGGAAAGCCCACGCGAGTGGATCGACTGGTTCGATGCGATGAAGAAGCGGTTGCACAAACATCATTTCACCTACCGTCGAGACGGTGGATCTGATGAAGTCAAGAATCTTCGACTCGTTCACTCCGAATGTCATCAGCAGCTTCATGCACGAGATGGCAGAAACAAACAGCAGTTTCTGTGAAGCGTTTGGGCTTGCTTGAGCCGTGGTGCCTGGAAACAGGCATGCCCGGTTCTGAGGGGGCCGGGTCATGGCAACATGACCCGGCTACCCGACCAGTGGCGAGGCATCGCCACCCGCTACGAGAAAACCGCCACCGTCTACCTGGCCGGACTCCACATCGCGGGCATCTTCCTCTGGTCCGCCCGATGATCCAAACGAAAGACCCTAGCATGCCCCCGGCAACCTGGTGCGCCGGGGCCGGTGGGACAAGTGGGTGGATGTCGCCGATGATGCGACCGCCCGGTACGCGGCCGTGACGCGAGCGGCGAGCGTGATCGTGCAGTAGGCCGCGGCACGGCTCCCGCCCGGCTACCGCACAGCCGCGTACCGGGCGGCGATCACCGATCCAGGGCTCTGCCCCGACCCGGATGAAGCCACCGAGCCGCCCGCCTGGCTCGCGCAAGTGCCGCGCAACCCTGAGCAGCGCCGGACGCTGCTGCTGGACGACACCGTCCTGTACCGGCCGGTGGGCGGGCCGGCCACGATGGCTGAGCAGTGCGGTCACCTGCTGCGCCTCATGGAGGGCACCACCGGAGCCGGGCCGGTGGACATCCGTGTCCTGCCGCATGACGGGCCACCCGGGGCCTTCCAGCTCGCCGGCGGCGAGGTGGGGATGGTCACCGTCTACGACAAGCAAATGATCATCGGCATGCACATCACGCCCTGGTACGAGACCCGGTCCGGCTACGCCCGGGCTCTCACCGAGAGCCTGCTCCAATTGCAGAGACGGCCGACCGCCAGCACTCCTACGACCTGATCAGCCAGGCCGCCGACCGATGGCGGCGGGCGGCCTGACGAGGGCCGCCCGCCCAGCGCCCTGCCTGTGGCTCTACGCGTTGTAGCCCTTCTGCCTGCCCCCCCGGACCCCACGCCGCGGCGACCACGCTGAAGCAGTCGCGGCAGAGCGGGTTCGCGCCCGTGCCGTACCGCTTACACGGCTCCGAGCACCGTGTGCACCGGCCCGCCACGTCACTGCCCCAGACGGGGGCCGCGTAGCTCGCCAGCTCGGTGTCGGTTGGGGCGACCATCTTCGCGGGTCCGTTCTGCTCACTCTTATCGCCTGTCGAACAGAAGCTGGCCGCCCGGTTCGGCGTCTCGGCGACGCCGGTCCGGGAGGCGATGCTCGACCTGGCCAAGGAGGGGCTGGTCGACACCGTGCCCAACAAGGGGTTCCGGGTCACCGTCGTCTCCGACCGGCAGCTGGACGAGTACACGCAGATCCGGGCGCTCGTCGAGATCCCGACCGTGGCGGCCCTGGCCCGCACCGCCGACCGGGTCTCGCTGGAGGCGCTGCGCCCGGCGGCCCGGGAGATCGTCGCCGCCGCCGCGGCGGGCGACCTGATCGCCTACGTCGAGGCGGACACCCGCTTCCACCTCGGCCTGCTCGCCCTCGCGGGCAACGCGCACCTGGTCGAGGTCGTCGCCGACCTGCGGGGGCGTTCCCGGCTGTACGGGCTGACCGCGCTGGTCCAGGCGGGCCGGCTGC
This window harbors:
- a CDS encoding GNAT family N-acetyltransferase; amino-acid sequence: MEHPVTTPAIELRHYGHDDLPQIRQTLLDVHADAYADQMDDEFNQKFPWFVDHWGGNPGFSCVIAYDSGEPVGFAYGAPAAPGREWWREHVDEPPTDSTTFSFSELMVRPKWRKTGVSEHLHNDLLAHRPEALVVLLVDPSHPKVQALYERWGYKKVGNRQPFPDSPNFAVMLLDLHSTAFYQNGYEK
- a CDS encoding helix-turn-helix domain-containing protein is translated as MTTSVGGRCTGTDPSHLTTASPATPAPAEIVLGVYLRALRHAREQTLSDMARYAAVSVSALSRIERGENPISPHTLHALLQHYGVGARYIQYLARHLPLAARGNQHYTPQERRRA
- the ltrA gene encoding group II intron reverse transcriptase/maturase — its product is MRQTVPTARRTSTANGPQGDPLDWHGIDWASTEGNVRRLRQRIFKATQEGDLKKVRNLQKLMLRSRSNTLLSVKRVTQQSKGRKTAGIDRERALTPQARARMAVEIDQQTQPWRARPVKRVYIPKSNGKQRPLGIPVMRDRVIQARVKNALEPEWEARFESRSYGFRPGRGCHDAIQAIFSTAKGKTAKRQWVLDADLAAAFDRIDHEHLLSCVGGFPARELVRQWLKAGVVDNGRFTRTDEGTPQGGVISPLLLNIALHGMEEAAGVRFATRKGTVMWAAKGTPILVRYADDFAVFCTSKEEAEKVKSRLGEWLEPRGLRFNEEKTRILHLSEGFDFLGFNVRRHGDSLIITPSKDAVKRIRYRLRSETQALLGQSITVVLRRLSPIVRGWSAYYRTVVSSKTFSALDSYVWTLTYKWAKRTHPKKSKHWIVNKYFGRLNRSKNNNWVFGDRTTGAHLPKFAWTNIRRHQLVKGKSSPDDPALHDYWSQRRRTRTPPPMDKISLNLAARQKGLCPLCGQALIAGAEYEPESPREWIDWFDAMKKRLHKHHFTYRRDGGSDEVKNLRLVHSECHQQLHARDGRNKQQFL
- a CDS encoding GntR family transcriptional regulator; this encodes MFAGPFCSLLSPVEQKLAARFGVSATPVREAMLDLAKEGLVDTVPNKGFRVTVVSDRQLDEYTQIRALVEIPTVAALARTADRVSLEALRPAAREIVAAAAAGDLIAYVEADTRFHLGLLALAGNAHLVEVVADLRGRSRLYGLTALVQAGRLLASAEEHLELLDALLERDERAVHAIMTRHLGHVRGLWAAD